The Marinobacter sp. ANT_B65 genome has a segment encoding these proteins:
- a CDS encoding heme lyase CcmF/NrfE family subunit, with protein MYPELGQLALILSLLLAVLLSVVPLAGSLTGRDNLQAFARPLAAGMFVFVGLAFAVLTHAFVTDDFSVAYVANNSNSMLPWYYKFSAVWGGHEGSLLLWILMLTGWTLAVAIFSRRLPSVMISQVLSVLGMVSVGFMLFIIVTSNPFDRLLPNVPSDGADLNPLLQDFGLIVHPPMLYMGYVGFAVAFAFAIAALINGRLDAAWARWSRPWTTVAWAFLSVGIALGSWWAYYELGWGGWWFWDPVENASLLPWLSGTALMHSLAVTEKRGVFKSWTVLLAIVTFALSLLGTFLVRSGVLTSVHAFASDPERGTFLLVLLAFTIIASLVLYAFRAPVVHVRSRYGSLSREIFLLLNNVLLVSATLLVAVGTLYPLVLDFLDLGKISIGEPFFNLTFSPLAVATGLLLGVGTFSRWKKTDAGWLARKLLWPLALSVLISSAVMAGYGGFTPWAFLGIFSAVWIATATFWDLWDKSSSRKGRVHGLKRQSRSYYGMVLGHLGIAITMAGATVVSNYGIERDVRMVPGDVAEVGDYQFVFVDIGERQGQNFTAQYGSFDVMRDGKRIAELHPEKRQYAVGMSVMTEADIDAGLFRDIFVAVGERISDNAWAIRLQYKPLIRWLWLGALFMAAGGFLAISDRRYRIRERSTEPSRKSSPSQIDTQGAAGVVS; from the coding sequence ATGTATCCCGAACTTGGACAGCTCGCACTGATACTTTCGCTATTGCTGGCAGTGCTTCTTTCGGTTGTACCCCTTGCTGGATCACTCACCGGCCGGGACAACCTTCAGGCGTTTGCAAGGCCTCTGGCGGCGGGCATGTTTGTGTTTGTCGGACTGGCTTTTGCTGTGCTTACCCATGCTTTTGTAACCGACGATTTTTCGGTCGCCTACGTTGCCAACAACAGCAACAGCATGCTGCCCTGGTACTACAAGTTCAGTGCTGTGTGGGGAGGGCATGAGGGCTCGCTTCTGCTTTGGATACTGATGCTTACCGGATGGACTCTGGCGGTTGCCATTTTCAGCCGCCGATTACCATCGGTGATGATTTCACAGGTCTTGTCGGTTCTTGGCATGGTCAGTGTCGGATTCATGCTCTTTATCATTGTTACCTCAAATCCATTTGACCGTTTGTTGCCAAATGTTCCTTCTGACGGTGCGGATCTGAACCCGCTGCTTCAGGATTTCGGGTTGATCGTTCATCCGCCCATGCTTTACATGGGCTATGTAGGTTTCGCTGTGGCATTTGCGTTTGCTATCGCTGCGTTGATAAATGGTCGCCTGGATGCTGCCTGGGCCAGATGGTCACGGCCCTGGACAACGGTTGCCTGGGCATTTCTATCGGTAGGGATTGCCCTGGGAAGCTGGTGGGCATACTACGAACTTGGCTGGGGCGGTTGGTGGTTCTGGGATCCGGTTGAAAATGCCTCCCTGCTGCCCTGGTTGTCCGGTACGGCCCTGATGCACTCACTGGCGGTAACAGAGAAGCGTGGTGTTTTTAAAAGCTGGACAGTATTGCTGGCGATTGTCACCTTTGCGCTGAGTCTGTTGGGCACTTTCCTGGTTCGTTCCGGTGTGCTCACCTCGGTTCATGCCTTCGCGTCCGACCCTGAACGCGGTACCTTCCTGTTAGTCCTGCTTGCGTTTACCATCATTGCGAGCCTTGTACTCTATGCATTCCGGGCGCCGGTCGTTCACGTCCGCTCCCGTTACGGTTCTTTGTCGCGGGAAATTTTCCTGTTGCTGAACAACGTCTTGCTGGTTTCAGCAACGCTGTTAGTAGCTGTGGGCACACTGTATCCGCTGGTTCTTGATTTTCTGGATCTGGGCAAAATCTCTATCGGCGAGCCGTTCTTCAATCTGACTTTCAGCCCTCTGGCTGTGGCTACAGGCCTTTTGCTTGGCGTTGGCACGTTTTCCCGCTGGAAGAAAACCGATGCAGGCTGGCTTGCACGTAAGCTTTTATGGCCGCTGGCACTCAGTGTGTTGATTAGCTCGGCAGTTATGGCTGGCTATGGCGGCTTCACTCCCTGGGCATTCCTTGGCATATTTTCCGCGGTGTGGATAGCCACAGCGACCTTCTGGGATCTGTGGGACAAATCCTCTTCCAGAAAGGGCCGGGTGCATGGCCTCAAGCGTCAGTCACGCAGTTACTACGGTATGGTGCTGGGCCACCTTGGTATTGCCATAACCATGGCTGGTGCAACGGTTGTATCAAACTACGGAATTGAGCGCGATGTGCGCATGGTGCCCGGAGACGTTGCCGAGGTGGGTGACTATCAGTTTGTGTTTGTAGATATTGGTGAGCGGCAAGGGCAGAACTTTACCGCACAGTATGGCAGCTTCGATGTGATGCGGGACGGTAAGCGTATTGCTGAGCTGCATCCGGAAAAACGCCAGTACGCGGTGGGAATGAGCGTTATGACCGAGGCTGATATTGATGCAGGTCTGTTCCGCGATATTTTTGTTGCCGTCGGGGAACGTATTTCTGATAACGCCTGGGCTATTCGGCTCCAGTACAAACCACTGATTCGCTGGCTCTGGCTTGGGGCGCTGTTTATGGCTGCCGGTGGCTTCCTTGCAATATCGGATCGTCGTTACCGGATCCGTGAACGGTCTACGGAACCCTCCAGGAAATCTTCGCCTTCGCAAATCGATACTCAGGGTGCTGCGGGAGTGGTTTCATGA
- the ccmI gene encoding c-type cytochrome biogenesis protein CcmI yields the protein MTETFWIAATVLIILALAFVLYPVIFHGRDTRHQTDLRNQNLMAYRSRMAELESEYQSGIIDDETYQQLRDELAGAMLDDVPENESPVRTVPGRKAAMAVALLSILLIPAATFLLYDEWGAMDRVEAFVAMQELGTSDGAREAQMSKLADQLRERLEASPDNPDGWAMLGQTYMRIERYEDAAWAFRKLADSVSSDDGSRAVALGMSAQAQFFRSKGAMTDEVTSAINEARALNPDEVNSLGLLGIHSFSQGNYREAIDYWERIQTVAPDHPQLASIQGGIKEAYTRLGEQPPAMDGSPVSQAGGAGVSVRVTLDEAFKEDIPADTTLFLFARAAKTQSGPPLAVVRLTADALPLEIRLDDSYAMAPQAVISGVDEVVVTARLTRSGNINAQPGDWQGTTDSPVAVSEDQGSPITLVIDKQLIN from the coding sequence ATGACTGAAACATTCTGGATTGCCGCAACGGTACTGATCATTCTTGCCTTGGCGTTTGTGCTCTACCCCGTCATCTTCCATGGCCGGGACACCCGGCATCAGACGGATCTCCGAAACCAGAACCTGATGGCCTACCGCAGCCGTATGGCGGAGCTGGAAAGCGAATATCAGTCGGGTATTATTGACGATGAAACCTACCAACAATTACGGGATGAACTCGCCGGCGCCATGCTGGATGATGTCCCGGAAAACGAATCTCCTGTTAGAACTGTACCTGGCAGGAAGGCCGCTATGGCGGTTGCTCTGCTCTCAATACTCCTGATCCCGGCGGCCACCTTTCTGCTATATGACGAGTGGGGAGCGATGGACCGTGTTGAGGCTTTTGTTGCGATGCAGGAACTGGGTACCTCGGATGGCGCCCGTGAAGCGCAAATGAGCAAGCTTGCGGACCAGTTGCGCGAGCGGCTTGAGGCCAGTCCTGATAACCCGGATGGCTGGGCGATGCTTGGTCAGACATATATGCGTATCGAACGCTATGAGGATGCTGCCTGGGCGTTCCGGAAACTGGCTGACAGCGTCAGTTCCGATGACGGATCGCGGGCTGTAGCTCTTGGCATGTCTGCACAGGCACAGTTTTTCCGCAGTAAGGGGGCGATGACAGACGAAGTAACATCTGCAATTAACGAAGCCCGGGCGCTGAATCCCGATGAGGTTAACTCTCTTGGTCTGCTGGGAATCCACTCCTTCAGTCAGGGCAATTATCGCGAGGCGATTGATTACTGGGAGCGGATCCAGACAGTAGCACCAGATCATCCTCAGTTGGCTTCGATTCAGGGGGGAATCAAAGAGGCATATACGCGCCTGGGTGAGCAACCACCCGCTATGGATGGTAGCCCTGTGTCACAAGCTGGAGGTGCGGGAGTCAGTGTTCGAGTCACGCTCGATGAGGCGTTCAAAGAGGATATTCCAGCAGATACCACGCTGTTCCTCTTTGCCCGTGCGGCCAAAACCCAGAGCGGACCTCCCCTGGCTGTTGTCAGGTTGACAGCCGATGCGCTGCCCCTGGAGATCCGTTTGGATGACAGTTATGCCATGGCACCTCAAGCGGTGATATCAGGCGTAGATGAAGTGGTTGTGACAGCCCGTCTGACACGCTCAGGTAACATCAACGCCCAGCCTGGAGACTGGCAGGGCACCACCGACTCCCCGGTTGCCGTTTCTGAAGACCAGGGATCACCGATTACGCTGGTTATTGATAAGCAGCTGATTAACTGA
- a CDS encoding cytochrome c-type biogenesis protein produces the protein MLRIICFLTVILASGLSYGDVAAVYDFDSLSEEQRYQDLIAELRCPKCQNQNIADSNSPISKDMRNAVYQMMLDGASNEEIVESLVGRFGEFVKYKPDLDSRTFMLWATPAIAVLGGLLVVAGVVARSRRAGTTAPALSAEEQARIDKMLANRDQNDNG, from the coding sequence ATGCTTCGGATAATCTGTTTTCTCACGGTGATTCTTGCATCGGGCCTGTCTTATGGGGATGTGGCCGCTGTATATGATTTTGATAGTCTCAGCGAAGAGCAGCGTTATCAGGATCTGATTGCGGAGCTGCGGTGTCCCAAGTGTCAGAACCAGAACATTGCGGATTCAAACTCGCCTATATCCAAAGATATGAGAAACGCTGTCTATCAGATGATGCTTGATGGCGCCAGCAATGAGGAAATAGTTGAATCTCTGGTGGGGCGCTTTGGCGAGTTTGTGAAATACAAACCTGACCTGGATAGCCGCACCTTCATGCTCTGGGCGACACCTGCGATAGCGGTTCTTGGCGGCCTTCTTGTTGTTGCTGGCGTTGTTGCCCGCTCCCGTCGCGCCGGTACAACAGCACCGGCATTGAGTGCGGAAGAGCAGGCGCGCATTGATAAAATGCTTGCGAACCGGGATCAGAACGACAACGGGTGA
- a CDS encoding VWA domain-containing protein, with product MADLHFLRPFWLLLLLIVPVLYLALKHKSSGNSGWAGLIPEKLLSPVIRRYGGAAAKPGSRLVPAISAVVILAIALAGPAWREAPTPLKKPGDSLVIVLDLSLSMLATDLEPDRLTRAKRKIRDILAIREGSLNALVVYSGDAHVVTPLTDDSNTLTGMLNVLDPVIMPVQGNRADLAIASARALLEQGSPGKGRILMITDGISDSYREAIHNELAGSGFSLSTLAAGTRDGGPIPLARRGFIRDKGNIVIVRTDPDALAELARNNGGASHELTLDDSDINALNLSPVESDEWQDTDTGLTINRWKDDGYWLLWLALPLLLLGWRRGAFTAIALVLLPAIPQPAAAMDWDSLWQRQDQRAEGLISKDPDAAADILESPEWRGSALYRAERYDEAAKAFAEADTAQADYNRGNALARAEKLQEAMEAYDRALDRNPELEDARVNRQLVEDLLEQQKENSDQQPGNDDQNPSDSPGEDSQQQKNKSGSSGANEDSQNNEGESEASPDEAENQNNPQDQGQNTNQDEPGEQQPGDTSEDSNANAQTPDGEPSEEEALAPAPVSETPLTQSQEQSLRRVPDNPGGLLQRKFLQQYQKRQTPSDEGDTPW from the coding sequence ATGGCTGACCTCCATTTTCTGCGCCCGTTCTGGCTCTTGTTACTGCTGATCGTGCCCGTGCTTTACCTGGCACTCAAACACAAGAGTTCCGGCAACAGTGGCTGGGCCGGGCTGATACCCGAAAAGTTATTGTCTCCGGTTATCCGGCGATACGGCGGCGCTGCAGCAAAACCCGGATCACGTCTGGTACCTGCAATCAGCGCAGTTGTTATCCTTGCTATAGCACTTGCTGGTCCTGCATGGCGCGAGGCCCCCACCCCTCTGAAGAAACCCGGCGACAGCCTGGTGATCGTGCTGGATTTATCCTTATCCATGCTGGCAACGGATCTTGAGCCCGACCGCCTGACTCGCGCAAAACGCAAGATCCGCGACATTCTGGCGATCCGGGAAGGCAGCCTGAACGCACTGGTGGTGTATTCGGGGGACGCACACGTAGTCACCCCCCTTACAGACGACAGCAACACACTCACAGGTATGCTCAACGTACTGGACCCGGTAATCATGCCGGTTCAGGGCAACCGTGCCGACCTGGCCATTGCCAGCGCGCGCGCACTTCTAGAGCAGGGTTCTCCTGGCAAGGGCCGCATTCTGATGATTACCGATGGCATTTCAGATTCTTATCGGGAGGCCATCCACAATGAGCTTGCAGGTTCCGGCTTTAGCCTCAGTACTCTGGCGGCCGGCACCCGTGATGGAGGCCCTATCCCCCTTGCGCGGCGCGGATTCATCCGGGACAAGGGCAATATCGTCATCGTCCGCACCGACCCGGACGCACTCGCTGAGCTTGCCCGAAATAATGGAGGCGCAAGCCATGAGCTGACGCTGGATGACAGTGATATAAATGCCCTGAACCTCAGCCCCGTGGAATCTGACGAATGGCAGGATACAGACACAGGGCTCACTATAAACCGCTGGAAAGACGACGGGTACTGGTTGCTATGGCTGGCCCTGCCCTTGCTGTTGCTGGGCTGGCGTCGCGGAGCCTTTACTGCGATAGCCCTGGTTCTGCTGCCGGCGATACCTCAGCCGGCAGCCGCTATGGACTGGGACAGTCTCTGGCAACGGCAAGACCAGAGAGCCGAAGGACTGATCAGTAAAGATCCCGACGCTGCTGCGGACATACTTGAATCTCCCGAGTGGAGAGGCTCTGCGCTATACAGGGCTGAACGTTATGATGAAGCAGCCAAAGCCTTCGCTGAAGCGGATACAGCTCAGGCAGATTACAACCGCGGCAACGCTCTTGCCCGGGCAGAAAAACTGCAAGAGGCCATGGAAGCCTATGACCGCGCCCTGGATCGCAATCCTGAGCTGGAAGATGCCCGTGTAAACCGGCAACTGGTGGAAGACCTGCTTGAACAGCAGAAGGAAAATTCTGATCAGCAGCCGGGCAACGATGATCAGAACCCGTCGGACTCCCCCGGGGAAGACAGCCAGCAGCAGAAAAACAAGTCCGGATCTTCTGGCGCAAACGAAGACTCTCAGAACAACGAAGGAGAGTCGGAAGCGTCACCGGACGAAGCCGAAAACCAGAACAATCCCCAGGATCAGGGACAGAATACCAACCAGGACGAGCCTGGAGAGCAGCAGCCCGGGGACACATCAGAAGACAGCAATGCAAATGCGCAGACTCCGGACGGGGAGCCTTCAGAAGAAGAGGCTCTGGCCCCCGCACCCGTATCTGAAACCCCCCTGACGCAAAGCCAGGAACAATCATTACGCCGTGTCCCCGACAACCCTGGCGGACTTTTACAGCGAAAATTCCTGCAACAATATCAGAAGCGCCAGACACCATCCGATGAGGGCGATACACCATGGTAA
- a CDS encoding DsbE family thiol:disulfide interchange protein — protein MKRFWLFMPLVVAVILGVVLFAGIGKDPTKLDSALVGKPVPAFSLEDLNEPGNILDENLFQGEITLLNVWGTWCPSCRDEHGDLMWLAREKNIVIIGLNYKDSRDDALVWLDRLGDPYRKVIYDPKGTLGFDLGVYGAPETFVIDASGVVRYRHVGVVNSEVWEQVLLPVINDAREKG, from the coding sequence ATGAAGCGTTTCTGGTTATTCATGCCGTTGGTTGTGGCCGTTATTCTCGGTGTTGTGCTGTTTGCAGGCATTGGTAAAGATCCGACAAAGCTGGATTCAGCTCTGGTCGGAAAGCCGGTTCCTGCATTCAGCCTTGAAGACCTGAATGAGCCGGGAAACATTCTGGATGAAAACCTGTTCCAGGGTGAGATTACTCTACTGAATGTCTGGGGCACATGGTGCCCGTCCTGTCGTGATGAACATGGCGACCTTATGTGGCTCGCCCGGGAAAAGAATATTGTGATCATCGGGCTGAACTACAAAGACAGTCGGGATGATGCTCTGGTGTGGCTGGACCGGCTTGGTGATCCCTACCGCAAAGTCATATACGACCCCAAAGGCACTCTGGGTTTTGATCTGGGTGTTTATGGCGCGCCGGAAACCTTTGTTATTGATGCCTCCGGCGTTGTGCGATACCGCCATGTGGGTGTGGTTAACAGCGAGGTGTGGGAGCAGGTTCTGTTGCCGGTTATTAACGATGCACGGGAGAAGGGTTGA
- the ccmE gene encoding cytochrome c maturation protein CcmE, whose amino-acid sequence MHPIRKKRLTIVLFLLAGLSIAVALTTYALRQNINLFYDPSQIAAGEAPVDVRIRAGGMVEEGSVMRDTESLKVEFMVTDFNASVPVEYVGILPDLFAEGQGIVAMGKLNNEGRFVADQVLAKHDENYMPPEVADALEKASKAGGQSMPGNAVPATN is encoded by the coding sequence ATGCATCCGATCCGTAAAAAGCGGCTGACTATTGTTCTGTTTCTTCTGGCAGGGCTTTCTATCGCTGTAGCGCTGACAACCTATGCGCTGCGCCAGAACATTAACCTGTTTTACGATCCAAGCCAGATTGCCGCCGGAGAGGCTCCGGTAGATGTGCGGATTCGGGCGGGAGGTATGGTGGAAGAAGGCTCGGTCATGCGGGACACGGAGAGTTTGAAGGTAGAGTTCATGGTAACCGACTTCAATGCATCGGTCCCCGTTGAGTACGTTGGTATCTTGCCGGACCTGTTTGCGGAAGGTCAGGGTATCGTTGCAATGGGCAAGCTTAACAACGAAGGCCGTTTCGTCGCAGATCAGGTTCTGGCCAAACATGATGAAAATTATATGCCCCCGGAAGTTGCTGACGCCCTGGAAAAGGCTTCGAAAGCAGGTGGGCAATCGATGCCCGGCAACGCCGTGCCTGCAACTAATTAA
- a CDS encoding BatD family protein: MVKRLITPAIRLVVFMVLTALWLPAHAGELTAEPDRDRLYEGEVLTLTLKATTKIDVNLGNLFEFDISSLPSPDIEKVTPDFEILARNQQYNIRTENGDMEGEITWTYRLAPTSVGKLTIPALTFKDSVSRPVTIEVVAGNPPDQANTNRDSFIELTADKAEVYVQEQLILTVRLFFRGNLIRGELSDPEHPNAIIETLGKQREFFRHRDGVRYRVVERRYAVFPQTPGPLNLPAIRFEGQARNADGSLKFLRDSASLFEVPVKDVPPEFSGTTWLPASSLSLAEKGMPATLNLKTGDNLTRTLSLQANGLPSEALPPLPSSTPDGLRSYPEEPVRKTSIGPDGIASTLTQTNALVPVAPGKLLLPAIRIPWWDTESDSEKVAVIPAQTLNVVAADGAGLPPTADKDTPAPETGNEAAGSGNEAHMVQGNRFWQWVSLVLALIWVLTMLAWWTTRRTSSRASVDIEPANTRSERAVFEQLVRAAKEGSAATPGLFVSWANLHSPGHDFRSAGDAFSVYPETELETQLKQLQASLFSRTTGGEEKNSTKWNGSGLVDALRQARGEMERSSSESDLPPLYPDNLSVSGQR, encoded by the coding sequence ATGGTAAAACGGCTGATCACTCCGGCAATCCGGCTCGTGGTTTTTATGGTTCTGACAGCACTCTGGCTTCCGGCTCACGCCGGCGAATTGACCGCAGAACCGGACAGAGACAGGCTGTACGAAGGCGAAGTTCTGACCCTGACCCTCAAGGCCACCACCAAGATCGATGTCAATCTGGGCAACCTTTTCGAATTTGACATCTCGAGCCTGCCTTCACCGGATATTGAAAAGGTGACGCCGGACTTCGAAATACTTGCCCGCAATCAACAATACAACATTCGCACGGAAAACGGCGACATGGAGGGCGAGATTACCTGGACGTACCGGCTTGCACCGACATCAGTTGGCAAGCTCACCATTCCCGCGCTTACCTTCAAAGACTCTGTATCCAGGCCCGTAACCATTGAGGTGGTCGCAGGCAACCCTCCGGATCAGGCAAATACCAACCGGGACAGTTTCATTGAGCTGACAGCAGACAAGGCTGAAGTCTATGTTCAGGAGCAACTGATACTGACAGTGCGGCTGTTCTTCCGGGGAAACCTTATACGTGGCGAACTGTCCGACCCTGAACATCCCAACGCCATCATCGAGACTCTGGGCAAACAGAGGGAGTTCTTCCGCCACCGCGATGGGGTGCGTTACCGGGTGGTAGAACGACGCTACGCAGTGTTTCCGCAAACACCCGGGCCGTTGAACCTGCCAGCCATTCGCTTTGAAGGCCAGGCCAGGAATGCTGATGGCTCACTCAAGTTCCTTCGGGACAGTGCTTCTCTGTTCGAGGTACCCGTAAAAGATGTGCCGCCGGAATTCAGCGGCACGACCTGGCTTCCGGCTTCCAGCCTTTCTCTCGCTGAAAAAGGCATGCCCGCAACTCTTAACCTGAAGACAGGGGACAACCTCACACGCACACTGAGCCTCCAGGCAAACGGGCTGCCTTCAGAGGCCCTGCCGCCTTTGCCATCATCCACGCCGGACGGACTTCGCAGTTATCCCGAAGAGCCTGTGCGAAAAACAAGTATAGGCCCTGACGGTATTGCTTCAACCCTTACGCAAACCAATGCGCTGGTTCCAGTGGCACCCGGAAAACTTTTGCTTCCGGCGATTCGCATACCCTGGTGGGATACTGAATCTGACAGTGAAAAGGTAGCCGTTATACCTGCACAAACACTGAACGTAGTAGCTGCAGATGGCGCAGGACTGCCCCCCACAGCAGACAAGGACACACCTGCCCCGGAAACCGGCAATGAAGCAGCAGGCTCCGGCAACGAGGCTCATATGGTACAGGGCAACCGTTTCTGGCAATGGGTAAGTCTTGTGCTGGCACTAATCTGGGTTCTTACCATGCTTGCCTGGTGGACAACCCGAAGAACCTCATCCCGGGCATCCGTGGACATTGAACCTGCTAACACCAGGAGCGAAAGAGCAGTTTTTGAACAACTGGTCCGGGCCGCAAAGGAAGGAAGTGCTGCAACACCGGGACTGTTCGTAAGCTGGGCCAATTTACATTCGCCAGGCCACGATTTCCGTTCTGCCGGAGACGCATTCAGCGTATATCCGGAAACGGAACTGGAAACGCAACTCAAGCAGTTGCAGGCAAGCCTGTTCAGCCGGACAACCGGCGGTGAAGAGAAAAACAGTACAAAATGGAATGGCAGTGGCCTGGTCGACGCGCTCAGGCAGGCCCGGGGAGAAATGGAAAGATCATCTTCAGAATCTGATTTGCCACCACTCTACCCCGACAACCTGTCGGTGTCGGGGCAGAGATGA
- the ccmC gene encoding heme ABC transporter permease CcmC codes for MWQFFHKLGSPKWFFGISARFMPWLLAGGVLLLMAGVVWGLAFAPKDYLQGNSYRIIFIHVPTAFMAQSIYIMMASAAVVTLVWRMKLADVFVKAVTPVGLVLTFLALFTGAVWGKPTWGTWWIWDARLTSMLILLFLYGGVIALDRAINDEKSAARAVAVLVLVGVVNIPIIKYSVEWWNTLHQPATFKLTEKPSMPAEMWVPLLLSVLGLYLIFGWLACVRMQTEILSREQRTRWVKEFVMKGRN; via the coding sequence ATGTGGCAATTTTTTCACAAACTGGGTTCCCCAAAATGGTTTTTCGGGATATCCGCCCGGTTCATGCCCTGGCTACTGGCCGGGGGAGTACTGTTGCTCATGGCCGGAGTTGTCTGGGGGCTGGCATTTGCACCCAAGGATTATCTCCAGGGCAACAGTTACCGGATTATCTTTATTCATGTTCCAACGGCGTTTATGGCTCAGTCGATATACATCATGATGGCGTCTGCGGCTGTTGTGACACTGGTCTGGCGCATGAAGCTGGCCGATGTGTTTGTCAAGGCGGTTACGCCGGTCGGGCTTGTTCTTACGTTTCTGGCACTGTTTACCGGGGCTGTCTGGGGTAAACCGACCTGGGGTACCTGGTGGATCTGGGACGCCCGGCTGACTTCCATGCTGATACTGCTGTTTCTGTATGGCGGTGTCATTGCTCTGGACCGGGCCATTAATGATGAGAAGTCCGCCGCACGTGCGGTAGCTGTACTGGTGCTGGTAGGGGTTGTGAATATACCCATTATCAAATACTCCGTGGAGTGGTGGAATACGCTGCATCAGCCTGCGACGTTTAAACTCACAGAAAAGCCGTCTATGCCTGCGGAAATGTGGGTGCCATTGCTGCTGTCAGTGCTGGGCTTGTATCTGATTTTTGGCTGGCTCGCCTGTGTCCGCATGCAAACGGAGATTCTGTCCCGGGAACAGCGTACCCGCTGGGTAAAAGAATTCGTAATGAAAGGAAGGAACTGA
- the ccmD gene encoding heme exporter protein CcmD, with protein sequence MAFDSFSAFITMDGHGPYVWACYAVFFVLMLLMMVGSVRSRAAIIESCRRGYEFQADKSKVAATSAPSASFERVNVPQD encoded by the coding sequence ATGGCATTTGATTCCTTTTCTGCTTTTATCACTATGGATGGTCACGGCCCTTATGTGTGGGCATGTTACGCAGTTTTTTTCGTGCTGATGTTGCTGATGATGGTCGGGTCGGTACGGAGCAGGGCGGCAATTATTGAATCCTGCCGTCGTGGTTATGAGTTTCAGGCTGACAAGAGTAAAGTGGCGGCGACTTCTGCGCCCTCGGCATCCTTTGAACGCGTAAACGTTCCCCAAGACTGA